Proteins encoded within one genomic window of Salipaludibacillus agaradhaerens:
- a CDS encoding ammonium transporter, with protein MDEIFLMNNVWIIVCFALVLLMQGGFILLEAGSTRMKNAGHIAGKTIFTVGIASLVFWAVGYGFIYGEGNAFIGFSDFFYGDFDSVVDGLAGSVDFIFQLAFAAIALTIAFGGFAERAKLSAYIIFAILFSALIYPVVAHWIWGDGWLAGLGKQDFAGSTVVHLTGAMAALAATIILKPRIGKYNKDGSSNDLAGHNQVYTALGVLLLWVGWFGFNGGSTLEVDGAFFGYVALTTQLAAAAGAIAAMLIVTMFTGKADVPTMLNGALAGLVAITASTAFVDPWAAVLIGIIAGFIVYFSMLFFDKAKIDDPIFALSVHGVCGIWGTLSTGFFATPALAEMNGGLAGLFYGGGFTQLGVQFIGVTVSGIYAFVVAFIILKVMDKVMGGIRVTEEEEIIGLDLSEHGSYGYPENLKSPVNKEEQPGA; from the coding sequence ATGGATGAGATTTTCTTAATGAATAACGTGTGGATTATTGTCTGTTTTGCTTTAGTCCTATTAATGCAAGGTGGATTCATTCTCCTTGAAGCAGGTTCTACGAGAATGAAAAACGCAGGGCATATTGCTGGAAAAACCATTTTCACAGTTGGTATTGCATCTCTCGTTTTTTGGGCCGTCGGTTACGGGTTCATTTACGGGGAAGGGAATGCTTTTATCGGCTTCTCTGATTTCTTCTACGGCGATTTTGATTCTGTGGTTGACGGATTAGCAGGCTCTGTAGATTTTATTTTCCAGCTTGCATTTGCGGCTATTGCTTTGACTATCGCTTTCGGTGGATTCGCTGAACGAGCTAAATTATCTGCTTACATTATTTTCGCCATTTTGTTTTCTGCACTTATATATCCTGTTGTAGCACACTGGATCTGGGGCGATGGATGGTTAGCAGGATTAGGAAAACAGGATTTCGCTGGCTCGACAGTCGTTCACTTAACTGGCGCAATGGCAGCCCTTGCTGCAACTATTATTTTAAAACCGCGTATTGGTAAATACAATAAAGACGGTTCTTCAAATGATCTAGCTGGTCACAACCAAGTTTACACAGCTCTAGGTGTGCTTCTCCTTTGGGTCGGTTGGTTTGGTTTTAATGGTGGTAGTACATTAGAAGTAGACGGTGCGTTCTTCGGTTATGTCGCATTAACTACCCAACTTGCAGCTGCTGCGGGGGCTATTGCTGCCATGTTAATCGTCACAATGTTTACTGGTAAAGCAGACGTTCCTACCATGTTAAACGGGGCTCTTGCAGGACTTGTAGCTATTACAGCCTCTACAGCTTTTGTTGACCCTTGGGCAGCCGTTTTAATCGGTATTATCGCTGGTTTCATTGTTTACTTTAGTATGTTGTTCTTCGATAAAGCGAAAATTGATGATCCTATATTCGCTCTTTCGGTCCACGGTGTGTGTGGTATTTGGGGGACTCTTTCAACCGGGTTCTTTGCTACACCAGCGTTAGCTGAAATGAATGGTGGTTTAGCTGGCTTATTTTACGGCGGCGGCTTTACACAGCTAGGGGTACAATTTATCGGGGTGACGGTTTCAGGTATATACGCTTTTGTAGTGGCATTTATTATCCTTAAAGTGATGGATAAAGTCATGGGAGGCATTCGAGTTACAGAAGAGGAAGAAATTATTGGCCTTGATTTAAGTGAACATGGAAGCTATGGTTATCCTGAGAATCTTAAGTCACCAGTTAATAAAGAAGAACAACCAGGTGCTTAA
- a CDS encoding serine hydrolase domain-containing protein → MSNKLSLLLMIFLICLMILFIYVYLSDDTPKETTWEFHVDIEAAGWNLDALEQARRYYESINSTAVMVIYEGKVLISWGEVAEPTNAHSVRKSFLSALFGIELEKGTFHLEETLSDFGVDDHTPLTEIEKSAYLADLLRSSSGVYLPAGEESWGMRRARPTRGAHLPGTYYYYNNWDFNVLGTIYNEGTDSDLFEDFYEQIARPIGMEDFELSHTEYKYENRRSQHPSYLFRMSARDFARFGQLYLQEGEWEGEQIIPKEWIERSTSHHASVPNNTLFDYGYLWWVATESPFHDLQMYSAVGRYGQSIDIIPELDLVFVNRVNSNSWMFPFTRSSVNDLQRLQLLQLIIDAKSSDS, encoded by the coding sequence TTGTCTAATAAATTAAGTCTTTTACTAATGATTTTCTTAATATGTTTAATGATATTATTTATTTACGTTTATCTGTCGGATGATACGCCTAAAGAAACGACTTGGGAGTTTCATGTGGATATTGAGGCAGCAGGTTGGAATCTTGATGCGCTTGAACAAGCGAGACGTTATTATGAGTCAATAAATTCTACTGCGGTCATGGTTATTTACGAAGGGAAGGTTCTAATCTCATGGGGTGAGGTTGCTGAACCTACTAATGCTCATTCTGTGAGAAAAAGTTTTTTAAGTGCTTTGTTTGGGATTGAATTGGAAAAAGGGACCTTTCACTTAGAAGAAACCCTTTCAGACTTTGGGGTCGATGATCATACACCACTCACTGAAATAGAGAAAAGTGCTTATTTAGCGGATTTATTACGTTCCTCCTCAGGCGTTTATTTACCAGCAGGGGAAGAATCATGGGGAATGCGAAGAGCTAGGCCAACTCGTGGGGCGCACTTGCCAGGAACTTATTATTACTATAATAATTGGGATTTCAATGTTTTAGGCACAATATACAACGAGGGAACAGACAGTGATTTGTTTGAGGACTTCTATGAACAAATTGCCAGGCCAATCGGTATGGAGGATTTTGAGCTTAGCCATACAGAATATAAGTATGAAAATCGTCGCTCTCAGCACCCTTCTTATTTGTTTAGAATGTCTGCGAGAGACTTTGCCCGCTTTGGACAGTTATATTTACAAGAAGGGGAGTGGGAGGGGGAGCAGATCATCCCGAAAGAATGGATTGAACGAAGCACATCTCACCACGCTAGCGTACCTAACAATACACTTTTTGATTACGGATATCTTTGGTGGGTGGCGACAGAGTCTCCATTTCATGACCTGCAGATGTATTCAGCAGTTGGTCGATATGGCCAATCCATTGACATTATTCCTGAACTAGATCTCGTTTTCGTTAATCGTGTAAATTCAAATAGTTGGATGTTCCCCTTTACAAGAAGCAGTGTCAATGACCTGCAACGTCTACAGTTGTTACAACTCATTATTGATGCTAAGAGCTCTGATAGCTAA
- the proB gene encoding glutamate 5-kinase, with protein sequence MARKRLVIKIGSSSLTTKDGQLSIDNINHYTRMIAELKRCDHDIILISSGAVAAGFTKLGYPARPVTVAGKQAAAAVGQNLLMQAYADCFSKEQLVAAQLLLTRHDFVEEEQYRNAFNTLDELLRRHVIPIINENDSIAVDELTFGDNDMLSALVSGFVHADQLIILTDIDGIYDANPMENPNARKYTHLTGVSDKLMTSASGSSSKVGTGGMKSKLEAARTAHMMGIPVFIGTAVEEHSLVQIIKGHGNGTYLYPHTLKMMKNKQQWLAFHSLSSGKIIIDNGAEKAVLKRGKSLLPVGIKEVEGHFSAGAVVDVFNENGRLIGRGKINYDAGDLLELLSCTDNTDAKHREAIHRNQWFSIL encoded by the coding sequence TTGGCTCGAAAACGACTTGTAATTAAAATCGGCAGTAGTTCGTTAACAACTAAAGATGGTCAATTATCTATAGACAATATCAATCATTATACAAGGATGATCGCCGAGCTAAAACGGTGCGACCATGACATTATATTAATTTCCTCTGGCGCTGTGGCAGCAGGCTTCACCAAGCTTGGTTACCCAGCCAGACCAGTTACAGTTGCTGGAAAACAAGCTGCCGCTGCTGTAGGTCAAAACCTATTAATGCAAGCTTATGCTGATTGTTTTTCAAAAGAACAACTCGTAGCAGCCCAGCTCCTCCTTACAAGACATGACTTTGTTGAAGAAGAGCAATATCGAAATGCTTTTAATACGCTAGATGAGCTTTTAAGGCGTCATGTTATTCCCATCATTAACGAAAATGATTCCATTGCTGTTGATGAATTGACATTTGGGGATAATGATATGTTATCAGCTCTAGTTAGTGGATTTGTCCACGCTGACCAACTCATTATTTTAACAGATATCGATGGTATTTACGATGCCAACCCAATGGAAAACCCTAATGCTAGAAAGTATACACACTTAACTGGTGTGAGTGATAAATTGATGACCAGTGCCTCTGGCTCATCATCTAAAGTAGGGACCGGTGGTATGAAGTCTAAACTTGAAGCTGCTAGAACGGCTCACATGATGGGGATACCTGTTTTCATTGGTACTGCTGTAGAAGAGCACTCGTTAGTTCAAATTATAAAAGGTCATGGTAACGGTACCTACCTTTATCCTCATACGCTAAAAATGATGAAAAATAAACAGCAATGGCTCGCTTTCCACTCACTTTCTTCAGGGAAAATCATCATTGATAACGGAGCGGAAAAGGCTGTGCTTAAGCGAGGTAAAAGTTTATTACCAGTAGGAATTAAAGAAGTAGAAGGCCACTTTTCAGCTGGGGCTGTGGTAGATGTTTTTAATGAAAACGGCCGGCTTATTGGCCGGGGCAAGATCAATTATGATGCTGGCGATTTGCTGGAGCTGCTCAGTTGCACTGATAATACAGATGCAAAGCATAGAGAAGCGATTCACCGCAACCAATGGTTTTCAATTCTATAA
- a CDS encoding MtnX-like HAD-IB family phosphatase: MKKWAFVSDFDGTISLQDFYWIIIEKYYAEGREWYKRWKSGKLQDIEFLSHIFRSINQPEATIREDIRQIPLDEHATAFIKNVQYQGGDFYILSAGTDYYIKELITYSGLSHINVFSNKGYFNNNNIHLDVASDNWHYSKRYGIDKAIVLKHIKEKYDYVFYYGDSEPDSHPAKYADKTFAREALISILEELDIPHVPVDTFKDVEQHLIQEGWLNNEKKN, from the coding sequence ATGAAAAAGTGGGCTTTTGTTTCTGATTTTGATGGCACGATATCACTCCAAGATTTTTACTGGATTATTATTGAAAAGTACTATGCAGAAGGCCGAGAATGGTATAAACGCTGGAAATCAGGAAAGCTGCAAGATATTGAATTTCTATCTCATATTTTCAGATCCATTAACCAACCTGAAGCAACCATTCGTGAAGATATTCGGCAAATACCTTTAGACGAGCATGCAACAGCCTTTATCAAAAATGTTCAATATCAAGGCGGTGATTTTTATATATTAAGTGCTGGTACAGATTACTATATTAAAGAGCTTATTACTTATTCAGGATTATCTCATATTAACGTTTTTTCAAACAAAGGCTACTTTAATAACAATAACATTCACCTTGATGTGGCGAGCGACAACTGGCATTATTCAAAGCGCTATGGTATCGACAAAGCGATTGTATTAAAGCATATTAAAGAAAAATATGACTATGTCTTTTATTATGGTGATAGCGAGCCTGATTCACACCCAGCAAAATACGCTGATAAAACGTTTGCTAGAGAAGCACTTATTTCTATTCTCGAGGAACTAGATATACCTCATGTGCCGGTCGATACTTTTAAAGATGTAGAACAGCATCTTATTCAAGAAGGTTGGCTTAATAACGAAAAGAAAAACTAA
- a CDS encoding acyltransferase family protein has product MVKEIFVLRSVGCLCIVFLHSIYIALTTLPEREIGALSASLFDSLQLLLYFGTPMFIFISQFLISYSYRERPLPNHFLTKRFRYILIPFICMAFFYSLPTLLEGSTNWLTKFAMNVLLGDYHGYFILIIFQFYLFHKYFNHYLRKMPPKVVFLLAFLINGSYLWTFNFTSPPDSLPYSGYIWERLYWMPLFGWLFYFVLGYYAGLYYEKLIVFLERWRYVLLIGPLVSSGIVLFLYHTDIIGVHSSKRIDILFHTTFICFCLFYLTSLFKKLPQFLVLISRYSFGIYLLHYFYIFVADYLFRLYPLQLGVMYIFLLFGFSLVGSIVTIYWLNKWRYGYLIIGKVGVPYVEAAPSQRVKIKES; this is encoded by the coding sequence ATGGTGAAAGAAATCTTTGTATTACGCAGTGTTGGCTGTTTATGTATTGTTTTTTTACATAGTATTTATATTGCCCTCACAACCCTTCCTGAAAGGGAAATTGGCGCTCTGTCAGCGTCGTTGTTTGATTCGTTACAACTGCTGCTCTACTTCGGAACACCTATGTTTATTTTCATTTCGCAGTTTTTAATTTCATACTCTTATAGAGAACGCCCTTTACCAAATCATTTTTTAACTAAGCGATTTCGTTATATTTTGATTCCTTTTATTTGTATGGCCTTTTTTTACTCGTTACCAACTCTTCTTGAAGGTTCAACTAATTGGTTAACTAAATTTGCAATGAATGTATTATTAGGAGACTACCATGGATACTTTATATTAATTATCTTCCAGTTTTATTTGTTTCATAAATATTTTAATCATTATTTACGGAAAATGCCTCCCAAAGTAGTTTTTTTACTCGCTTTTTTGATAAATGGTAGTTATTTATGGACGTTTAACTTTACCTCTCCTCCTGATAGCCTGCCATACTCTGGATACATATGGGAGCGTCTTTATTGGATGCCCTTATTTGGGTGGCTGTTTTATTTTGTTCTAGGGTACTATGCCGGATTGTATTATGAGAAACTTATCGTTTTTCTAGAAAGATGGCGATACGTTCTTTTAATTGGCCCATTAGTGAGTAGCGGTATCGTCCTCTTTTTATATCATACTGATATAATTGGCGTTCACAGTTCCAAAAGAATAGATATTCTATTTCATACCACATTCATATGTTTTTGTTTATTCTATCTCACTTCTTTATTTAAGAAGCTTCCCCAGTTTCTCGTTCTGATTAGTAGATATTCTTTTGGTATTTATTTGCTACATTATTTTTATATTTTTGTAGCCGATTACCTATTTCGTTTATATCCTTTACAGCTAGGGGTTATGTATATCTTCCTTTTATTTGGCTTCAGTTTAGTAGGTTCAATTGTAACAATTTACTGGCTCAATAAATGGCGCTACGGCTATCTGATTATTGGCAAGGTCGGGGTTCCTTATGTTGAAGCTGCTCCTTCGCAAAGGGTAAAAATAAAGGAAAGCTAG
- a CDS encoding exonuclease domain-containing protein has product MNPMGSWLKQLSGIMAPGRYTDGVNERDPAKIAYIRRLQKAMKQQDHLHIPFSQLTVTVFDLETTGFYPLKGDRILSIGAQKVTGYTLSEQETFYSLMKSDKPPSKDITELTGITADDVINAPSPEEVIHDFLQFTGKDTLVAHHASHETRFMRHLTWSLYKTRFEHRILDTSFLTALIKSMEGLVSLDECCQHYSIDIGSRHHAFHDAVMTAKMWIECIKEVESLGFHCLKDVYSHLAGKQ; this is encoded by the coding sequence ATGAATCCGATGGGATCATGGCTCAAGCAATTATCAGGGATAATGGCGCCTGGTAGGTACACGGATGGTGTTAATGAAAGGGATCCGGCTAAGATTGCCTATATTCGAAGGCTGCAGAAAGCGATGAAGCAGCAAGATCATCTTCATATTCCGTTTTCCCAGTTGACAGTGACCGTATTTGACCTTGAGACCACCGGTTTTTACCCTTTAAAAGGGGACCGTATTTTATCAATAGGGGCTCAAAAAGTAACCGGTTATACATTATCAGAACAAGAGACGTTTTATTCGTTGATGAAAAGTGATAAACCTCCTTCAAAGGATATTACGGAGCTTACCGGAATTACAGCTGATGATGTGATAAATGCACCATCTCCTGAAGAGGTGATACACGATTTCTTGCAATTTACGGGAAAAGACACCCTTGTAGCTCATCATGCTAGTCACGAAACTCGTTTTATGCGTCATCTCACCTGGTCGTTATATAAAACTCGTTTTGAACATCGGATATTGGATACTTCTTTTCTTACGGCATTAATTAAATCAATGGAGGGGCTTGTATCCCTTGATGAATGCTGTCAGCATTATAGCATTGATATAGGAAGCCGACACCATGCCTTTCATGATGCGGTTATGACGGCAAAGATGTGGATAGAATGTATTAAAGAGGTTGAATCACTCGGTTTTCATTGTTTAAAAGATGTGTACTCACATTTAGCAGGAAAGCAGTAA
- a CDS encoding ACT domain-containing protein: protein MEQKRAVVSVVGKDQVGIIAKVTAILADNHMNVLDISQTILQDFFTMMMLVDVSRAENLDKLQSEFDQVSLELGLKINIQLEDIFQSMHRI from the coding sequence ATGGAACAAAAACGTGCAGTCGTAAGTGTAGTAGGTAAAGATCAAGTCGGTATTATCGCTAAAGTGACAGCGATTCTTGCTGATAATCATATGAATGTGCTTGATATAAGCCAAACAATTTTACAAGATTTTTTCACCATGATGATGCTAGTAGACGTCTCAAGAGCTGAAAACCTTGATAAATTACAATCTGAATTTGATCAAGTAAGTCTTGAATTAGGTCTTAAAATCAACATTCAATTAGAAGATATTTTTCAATCAATGCACCGTATTTAA
- a CDS encoding DUF294 nucleotidyltransferase-like domain-containing protein gives MTHMMNDSQTFHTYGDIKDWRFDIFQKSSFTHETLNDVHDDIMRAVVDLAVKQMESERGQIPARFAFIVMGSSGRWEQSLLSDQDHGIIFDGHDKHRDYFLQLGEEIVKGLDICGYEKCEGKVMANNPNWTKSLNNWEGKLKEWLDHKSWENLRHFSIFTDARVLRGDRDLLNQLKQPILNKISSDQETLMRLCDNVQYIKKGVGMFGQLLTEQKGRGKGLLDYKDTILFPYVNSARLLAYSEAITETSTSKRLDMLPRHLHEFRAYKDSFEKAIAFRLTLTNPDHGYELIHYVATDTLTKQEKETLKTWMKEGQLFLKRVTAMLKNSKNRGIDV, from the coding sequence ATGACACATATGATGAATGACAGTCAAACGTTTCACACTTATGGCGACATTAAAGACTGGCGGTTTGACATTTTTCAAAAATCCTCCTTTACTCATGAAACATTAAATGACGTACATGATGACATCATGAGAGCTGTCGTAGACTTAGCTGTGAAGCAGATGGAAAGTGAGCGGGGGCAAATCCCTGCTCGCTTTGCGTTCATTGTAATGGGCAGCTCAGGGAGATGGGAACAATCACTTTTAAGTGATCAGGATCATGGGATCATCTTTGATGGCCATGATAAGCATAGAGATTATTTTTTACAGCTAGGAGAGGAGATAGTTAAAGGCTTAGATATCTGTGGGTACGAAAAATGTGAAGGGAAAGTGATGGCTAATAACCCTAACTGGACTAAATCCCTAAATAATTGGGAAGGAAAATTGAAAGAATGGCTTGACCACAAAAGCTGGGAGAACTTACGTCACTTTTCTATTTTTACAGATGCACGCGTATTAAGAGGTGATAGGGACCTTCTTAACCAATTAAAACAACCCATTTTAAATAAGATATCTAGTGATCAAGAAACACTGATGAGGTTGTGTGATAACGTTCAGTATATTAAAAAAGGGGTCGGCATGTTCGGACAATTATTAACGGAGCAGAAGGGACGAGGAAAAGGGTTGTTAGATTATAAAGATACTATCCTGTTTCCATATGTTAATAGCGCCCGATTGCTCGCTTATTCTGAAGCGATAACAGAAACGTCTACATCAAAAAGGCTCGATATGTTACCAAGGCACCTTCACGAGTTTAGAGCCTATAAAGACTCATTTGAAAAAGCGATTGCGTTTAGACTAACGTTAACAAATCCTGATCATGGATACGAACTCATTCATTACGTGGCGACTGATACGCTAACCAAACAAGAGAAGGAGACGTTAAAAACATGGATGAAGGAGGGCCAATTATTTTTGAAACGCGTAACAGCTATGCTAAAAAACTCTAAGAACAGAGGGATCGATGTATGA
- a CDS encoding PFL family protein produces the protein MNIAFNEIQETIRMVQMESLDIRTVTMGINLKDCVDPDFEKMDQRVYDKITSYAKNLTSVAANVEKEYGIPIINKRISITPIAELLGHATKDEAVRLAKTLDKAARVLGVDFIGGYSALVHKAINKGDQVLLDALPEALSQTERVCGSVSVATTRSGINMEAVKQMGQVIQKASQLTKDQNGIACAKLVVFCNPVEDNPFMAGAFHGSGEGEAVINVGVSGPGVVLNALKRYPDADLGGVSDVIKKTAFKITRAGELIGRVVADRLNLPFGIMDLSLAPTNAMNDSVAEILEEIGLERVGTHGTIAALALMNDAVKKGGAMASSYVGGLSGAFIPVSEDNGMIKGIEDKSLSLDKLEAMTCVCSVGLDMIAVSGDASPASLSGLIADEMAIGMINKKTTAVRVIPVPGKEEGDMVEFGGLLGRAPVMGLNPFSSEKLIARSGRIPAPLQSLIN, from the coding sequence ATGAATATTGCTTTTAATGAGATACAAGAAACCATTCGTATGGTGCAAATGGAAAGCCTTGATATCCGCACTGTCACAATGGGAATAAATTTAAAAGACTGTGTTGACCCAGATTTTGAAAAAATGGATCAACGGGTGTATGACAAAATTACAAGCTATGCTAAAAACTTAACATCAGTAGCAGCAAATGTAGAAAAAGAATATGGGATTCCCATTATTAACAAACGAATTTCTATTACGCCTATTGCTGAACTTCTTGGTCATGCCACGAAAGACGAAGCTGTTCGTCTAGCTAAAACACTTGATAAAGCAGCTCGTGTCCTCGGAGTTGATTTTATAGGCGGCTACTCTGCTCTTGTACATAAAGCTATTAACAAAGGGGATCAAGTACTACTAGACGCCCTTCCTGAAGCATTAAGTCAAACTGAAAGAGTTTGTGGATCTGTCTCTGTTGCAACCACGCGAAGTGGGATTAATATGGAAGCTGTAAAACAAATGGGACAAGTGATTCAGAAAGCGTCTCAATTGACTAAAGACCAGAATGGTATAGCTTGTGCTAAACTCGTCGTTTTTTGCAATCCTGTAGAAGATAACCCATTTATGGCTGGCGCCTTCCATGGCTCTGGTGAAGGAGAAGCCGTCATTAATGTTGGTGTAAGTGGGCCAGGTGTCGTGTTAAATGCTCTGAAACGTTATCCAGATGCCGATTTAGGTGGCGTGTCAGATGTTATTAAAAAAACCGCTTTTAAAATTACGAGGGCTGGTGAGTTAATAGGCCGAGTTGTAGCTGATCGTTTAAATTTACCGTTCGGTATTATGGATTTATCACTTGCCCCTACAAATGCTATGAACGATAGTGTCGCAGAAATTTTAGAAGAGATTGGTCTTGAACGCGTCGGAACTCATGGGACAATTGCCGCATTAGCTCTTATGAACGATGCTGTGAAAAAGGGCGGTGCTATGGCAAGTTCTTATGTGGGAGGATTAAGCGGTGCCTTTATCCCAGTCAGTGAAGATAACGGCATGATTAAAGGAATTGAAGATAAGTCGTTAAGCCTCGACAAACTGGAAGCCATGACATGTGTGTGCTCAGTAGGTTTAGATATGATAGCAGTCAGTGGCGACGCCTCACCAGCTTCCCTTTCTGGTCTTATCGCCGATGAAATGGCAATTGGGATGATCAACAAAAAAACGACAGCAGTTCGCGTCATTCCTGTTCCAGGGAAAGAAGAAGGAGACATGGTTGAATTCGGTGGCTTGTTAGGAAGAGCTCCTGTTATGGGGCTGAATCCGTTTAGCTCGGAGAAACTTATAGCGCGATCTGGTCGTATTCCAGCACCTTTACAATCACTCATTAATTAA
- a CDS encoding glutamate-5-semialdehyde dehydrogenase has product MNEVVEKAEKAREISFDLAGMSTEKKNVALQEIADRIWEKRDHILQKNSEDVANAKKSGQPSAIIDRLTLTEKRLAGMVDAIRLLMKLEDPVGNVLSETTRPNGLQIKKIAVPLGVIAMIYEARPNVTIDAAALSIKTGNAILLRGSTSTIHSNKAIVLVIQEALVEAGLPEKTVQLIENPDRSVLSSLYTMKHLIDVIIPRGGKKLIETVVENARIPVLETGAGNCHVYIDESADKTMAVSIVVNAKTQRPSVCNACETVLIHENWAKRHLPALVKELKMNDVTLRGDHVAQQLSPEIGQATEQDWADEFLDLTLAVKIVPNIHEALDHIEIYGTKHSEAIISETKENVALFFNKIDASTVYHNASTRFTDGFEFGFGAEIGISTQKLHVRGPMGLEALTTTKYHVYGEGQTK; this is encoded by the coding sequence ATGAATGAAGTAGTTGAAAAAGCCGAAAAAGCGAGAGAAATATCTTTTGACTTGGCAGGTATGTCGACTGAGAAAAAGAATGTAGCATTACAAGAGATAGCAGATCGGATTTGGGAAAAACGAGATCACATTTTACAAAAAAATTCAGAAGATGTGGCAAACGCCAAGAAAAGTGGTCAACCTTCTGCTATTATCGATCGTTTAACCCTAACAGAAAAAAGATTAGCAGGCATGGTAGACGCTATTCGTTTATTAATGAAGTTAGAAGATCCAGTAGGGAATGTTCTTTCAGAAACAACGCGACCTAACGGTTTGCAAATTAAAAAGATAGCTGTCCCACTAGGCGTCATTGCGATGATTTATGAAGCAAGACCGAATGTCACCATTGACGCTGCAGCGTTGTCTATTAAAACAGGTAACGCCATTTTACTAAGAGGAAGCACCTCCACTATTCATTCAAATAAAGCGATAGTGTTAGTCATTCAAGAAGCACTTGTCGAGGCCGGGCTTCCGGAAAAAACTGTGCAACTTATTGAAAACCCAGATAGATCAGTATTATCAAGCCTTTATACGATGAAGCACCTTATCGATGTCATTATTCCTCGCGGAGGTAAAAAGCTCATTGAAACAGTTGTAGAAAATGCCCGTATTCCTGTCTTAGAAACAGGAGCCGGAAATTGTCACGTGTATATTGATGAAAGTGCGGATAAGACAATGGCTGTTTCAATCGTAGTTAATGCAAAAACGCAACGACCTTCTGTCTGTAATGCGTGTGAGACAGTCCTTATTCATGAAAACTGGGCTAAGAGGCACCTTCCAGCACTCGTCAAAGAATTAAAAATGAATGATGTCACCTTACGGGGGGATCATGTCGCTCAACAATTATCTCCAGAGATTGGTCAAGCAACAGAACAAGATTGGGCAGATGAATTCCTTGATTTAACGTTAGCTGTTAAAATTGTTCCGAACATTCATGAAGCCCTTGATCATATTGAGATTTATGGGACAAAGCACTCAGAAGCGATTATTTCCGAGACAAAAGAAAATGTGGCTCTCTTTTTCAATAAAATTGATGCTTCTACTGTTTATCATAACGCCTCTACACGGTTTACAGATGGGTTTGAATTTGGTTTTGGTGCAGAAATAGGAATTAGCACACAAAAGCTGCATGTACGGGGACCAATGGGACTTGAAGCATTAACAACAACGAAATACCATGTATATGGTGAAGGACAAACAAAATAA